In a single window of the Nilaparvata lugens isolate BPH chromosome 1, ASM1435652v1, whole genome shotgun sequence genome:
- the LOC111050554 gene encoding nucleotide exchange factor SIL1 isoform X1: MIKAQFLLLSTVLFMQVFVRTVTSGDGKTKENDHEEWRTLKKGIVNIDESVPVGSHVRIDLTTGHRAINVASKKNLKFKTSLMPVETDNEPTDEGSGSDSKNEVKSEGLDDIRRRLKEIHGDDTKSANSETEKIKDKFKSYDEIKKDFEELQMAVRTDIEVMNRIIEKYLELTKTKSPLSEEDEEQQVVMLKSLEYLVHQIDNAYEFVKNDGLKTVVLPSLNSSEPRVRSTVARVLGSATQSNIGAQIAALEAGAVGALLRLIALDADLSVRTSCLFALSCLVRRFPLAQKKLVDEGGLTVLANFYNSEAVDKLNIRVKIITFIQDLIVEKQDAEKTLVSVSSGNTSTAIVDEAKERLRQYNLLGLQVKLQEQHWCHQLSTLLVQQVSQHLDKILATIKTHQVLSEVGQVDHDVVEKVLSALIASSSLCLNDLGNDTELRTVLQILYNYYTELARTDPGDDDYFATVIVPLIEDVSNNLNMKIHEHDEL; encoded by the exons ATGATAAAGGCACAATTCTTGCTACTCTCAACAGTGTTATTCATGCAGGTATTTGTAAGAACTGTAACTAGTGGAGAtggaaaaacaaaagaaaatgatCATGAGGAATGGAGAACTCTTAAGAAAGGTATAGTAAATATAG ATGAAAGTGTTCCAGTCGGATCCCATGTCCGAATAGATTTAACTACTGGTCATCGAGCTATAAATGTTGCCAGcaaaaaaaatctcaaatttaaAACTTCTCTTATGCCAGTGGAAACAGATAATGAGCCAACTGATGAAGGAAGCGGTTCTGATTCAAAaaatgaagtgaaaagtgaaggGCTCGATGATATACGACGCAGGCTAAAAGAAATTCATGGTGATGATACGAAATCAGCAAATTCt gaaacagaaaaaatcaaagaCAAATTCAAATCGTACGATGAAATAAAAAAGGACTTTGAAGAATTGCAAATGGCCGTACGTACGGATATAGAGGTTATGAACAGAATTATTGAGAAGTATTTGGAGCTGACAAAAACTAAATCTCCTCTaagtgaagaagatgaagagcaACAGGTTGTGATGTTGAAAAGCCTGGAATACCTTGTTCATCAAATTGACAACGCCTATGAGTTCGTCAAGAATGATGG ATTGAAAACGGTGGTGCTGCCTTCGCTGAATTCGAGCGAGCCGCGGGTGCGTTCGACAGTGGCGCGCGTGCTGGGGTCGGCAACGCAGAGCAACATCGGCGCACAGATCGCCGCACTGGAGGCGGGCGCCGTCGGGGCGCTGCTGCGGCTCATAGCTCTCGACGCCGACCTCTCTGTGCGCACCTCCTGCCTCTTTGCGCTCTCCTGCCTCGTGCGACGGTTCCCTCTGGCGCAGAAGAAGCTCGTCGACGAGGGTGGGCTCACCGTTCTCGCAAACTTCTACAATAGCGAAGCCGTCGACAAACTCAACATAAGG GTTAAAATCATAACATTCATTCAGGACCTGATAGTGGAGAAGCAAGATGCGGAGAAGACACTGGTGTCAGTGAGCAGCGGCAACACAAGCACCGCGATCGTGGACGAGGCGAAGGAGCGCCTGCGCCAATACAACCTGCTTGGCCTCCAAGTCAAGCTACAGGAGCAACACTGGTGTCACCAGCTGTCCACCCTCCTCGTGCAGCAAGTCTCGCAGCATCTCGACAAAATACTAGCCACCATCAAAACTCACCAAGTGCTATCAGAAGTCGGCCAAGTCGACCATGATGTTGTCGAAAAGGTTTTGAGTGCTCTTATTGCTTCCTCAAGTCTGTGCTTGAACGATCTCGGAAACGATACCGAGCTGAGGACAGTGTTACAAATTCTCTACAACTACTACACCGAGCTTGCTAGGACAGATCCCGGTGATGATGACTACTTTGCGACTGTAATTGTACCGCTCATAGAAGATGTGTCAAATAATCTTAACATGAAGATACATGAGCATGATGAACTCTAG
- the LOC111050553 gene encoding nucleoplasmin-like protein encodes MTDDYFWGISMDKDRKSVCWDPERDADPSDPSGGLRGEHTLLVKQIVLGPDVKEGEVNVVEVEAMGYQQDMKFPIAVMKGGGPHQSVLDLLFPDYPVTFKLVKGNGPVYLLGNHSKGSGELGADDDDDDALDEELDDEDIDDLDEIAERNNIEERRRKLAQSNNSKPKAKKAKTDDEK; translated from the exons ATGACTGACGACTATTTTTGGG GTATCTCTATGGATAAGGATAGGAAATCAGTGTGCTGGGACCCTGAGCGAGACGCAGACCCATCTGATCCATCAGGAGGGCTGCGAGGAGAGCACACACTTCTTGTCAAACAG ATAGTATTAGGACCAGACGTGAAGGAGGGTGAAGTAAACGTTGTGGAAGTGGAAGCTATGGGCTACCAACAAGACATGAAATTCCCCATAGCCGTGATGAAGGGTGGAGGCCCACATCAGTCTGTTCTGGACCTTCTCTTCCCAGATTATCCTGTCACGTTCAAACTTGTCAAGGGAAACGGACCAGTATACTTGCTTGGCAACCACTCCAAAGGAT CTGGTGAGCTAGGAGCAGATGATGACGACGATGACGCTCTAGATGAGGAGTTGGATGATGAAGACATTGATGACTTGGATGAAATTGCCGAGAGAAATAAT attgaagaaagaagaaggaagctgGCTCAGTCAAATAATTCAAAGCCAAAAGCGAAGAAGGCAAAAACAGATGATGAG aagtAG
- the LOC111050554 gene encoding nucleotide exchange factor SIL1 isoform X2 → MIKAQFLLLSTVLFMQVFVRTVTSGDGKTKENDHEEWRTLKKDESVPVGSHVRIDLTTGHRAINVASKKNLKFKTSLMPVETDNEPTDEGSGSDSKNEVKSEGLDDIRRRLKEIHGDDTKSANSETEKIKDKFKSYDEIKKDFEELQMAVRTDIEVMNRIIEKYLELTKTKSPLSEEDEEQQVVMLKSLEYLVHQIDNAYEFVKNDGLKTVVLPSLNSSEPRVRSTVARVLGSATQSNIGAQIAALEAGAVGALLRLIALDADLSVRTSCLFALSCLVRRFPLAQKKLVDEGGLTVLANFYNSEAVDKLNIRVKIITFIQDLIVEKQDAEKTLVSVSSGNTSTAIVDEAKERLRQYNLLGLQVKLQEQHWCHQLSTLLVQQVSQHLDKILATIKTHQVLSEVGQVDHDVVEKVLSALIASSSLCLNDLGNDTELRTVLQILYNYYTELARTDPGDDDYFATVIVPLIEDVSNNLNMKIHEHDEL, encoded by the exons ATGATAAAGGCACAATTCTTGCTACTCTCAACAGTGTTATTCATGCAGGTATTTGTAAGAACTGTAACTAGTGGAGAtggaaaaacaaaagaaaatgatCATGAGGAATGGAGAACTCTTAAGAAAG ATGAAAGTGTTCCAGTCGGATCCCATGTCCGAATAGATTTAACTACTGGTCATCGAGCTATAAATGTTGCCAGcaaaaaaaatctcaaatttaaAACTTCTCTTATGCCAGTGGAAACAGATAATGAGCCAACTGATGAAGGAAGCGGTTCTGATTCAAAaaatgaagtgaaaagtgaaggGCTCGATGATATACGACGCAGGCTAAAAGAAATTCATGGTGATGATACGAAATCAGCAAATTCt gaaacagaaaaaatcaaagaCAAATTCAAATCGTACGATGAAATAAAAAAGGACTTTGAAGAATTGCAAATGGCCGTACGTACGGATATAGAGGTTATGAACAGAATTATTGAGAAGTATTTGGAGCTGACAAAAACTAAATCTCCTCTaagtgaagaagatgaagagcaACAGGTTGTGATGTTGAAAAGCCTGGAATACCTTGTTCATCAAATTGACAACGCCTATGAGTTCGTCAAGAATGATGG ATTGAAAACGGTGGTGCTGCCTTCGCTGAATTCGAGCGAGCCGCGGGTGCGTTCGACAGTGGCGCGCGTGCTGGGGTCGGCAACGCAGAGCAACATCGGCGCACAGATCGCCGCACTGGAGGCGGGCGCCGTCGGGGCGCTGCTGCGGCTCATAGCTCTCGACGCCGACCTCTCTGTGCGCACCTCCTGCCTCTTTGCGCTCTCCTGCCTCGTGCGACGGTTCCCTCTGGCGCAGAAGAAGCTCGTCGACGAGGGTGGGCTCACCGTTCTCGCAAACTTCTACAATAGCGAAGCCGTCGACAAACTCAACATAAGG GTTAAAATCATAACATTCATTCAGGACCTGATAGTGGAGAAGCAAGATGCGGAGAAGACACTGGTGTCAGTGAGCAGCGGCAACACAAGCACCGCGATCGTGGACGAGGCGAAGGAGCGCCTGCGCCAATACAACCTGCTTGGCCTCCAAGTCAAGCTACAGGAGCAACACTGGTGTCACCAGCTGTCCACCCTCCTCGTGCAGCAAGTCTCGCAGCATCTCGACAAAATACTAGCCACCATCAAAACTCACCAAGTGCTATCAGAAGTCGGCCAAGTCGACCATGATGTTGTCGAAAAGGTTTTGAGTGCTCTTATTGCTTCCTCAAGTCTGTGCTTGAACGATCTCGGAAACGATACCGAGCTGAGGACAGTGTTACAAATTCTCTACAACTACTACACCGAGCTTGCTAGGACAGATCCCGGTGATGATGACTACTTTGCGACTGTAATTGTACCGCTCATAGAAGATGTGTCAAATAATCTTAACATGAAGATACATGAGCATGATGAACTCTAG